The Rubrobacter tropicus nucleotide sequence CTTTCACCCTTTCCTCGAAGGTAGAAAGTACCCCGGGTTCTACGTGTACGGGCAGGACCTTATCGTGCCGCAGTTCTTCCCCGGACCGTTCGCATTCCTCGGTCTGGGCGACCTTATAGGCGGCACCTGGGGAAACCTCCTGGTAGTCCCCGTCATGGGCGCCCTCTCGGTCGGCGTCGCGTACGCCCTCGGCAGCGAGCTCTTCGGCCGGTGGGCCGGGCTTCTCGGGGCTGCGCTTCTTGCAGTGAGCTACGCCCAGGTATGGTGGGCCCGGCACCCTTCGAGCGAGGTGATGACCGCGCTCTTGGTCCTCGCCGGGCTTTGGTTCGCGACGCGGTTCGCGCGCGGCGCCGGCCCCCTGGCGGGCGTCTTCGCGGGCCTGTTGCTCGGGGGCGTCATGCTCATCCGGGTCGACGCCTTCCTCGCGGCGGCCGCGATCCCCCTGCTCTTCGTCTTCGACCTCGTCACCCGCCGGCCCGCTCGCCGCTGGCTCTACCCTGGGGTGCCGCTCGTCGTCTTCGCCGGCCTCACGCTCCTCTATCTGAACACCCTCGGCTCGCGTTACCTGTACGTGATCTACACGGAGCACGGCCTGAAAGAAGCTCTCGCACTCGTCCCGTACGCCGCACCTTTCGTCCTGATCCTGGCCTGTGCCGTGTTGTACGTCAGGCGCCGGTGGGGGATGGAGATCGGGGCGTACCTGGAGTCCAGGGGCGGGCGCTTCGCCGTCTTCGGCGCCGCCTGCGTGGCCGTCCTCGCGCTCTGGGCCTACTTCGTCCTGCCCGTGCCGTGGGAGACCTTGCCGGACGGGTCGCGGGACTTCGACGCGTACAGGACCCAGATCCTGCTGCGCATCGTCTGGTTCGTGACGCCGCCCGTCGCGGCCCTCGGCCTCGCAGGCTTCGTGCTGGCCGCCCGCCGGTTGGACGCCGGACGAACCCTGCTCTTCGGGGCGTTTCTCGCTTTCGGGTCCCTCTACGCGGTGATCCCGAACGTAGCACCAGATCTACCCTGGGCCACCCGGCGGTTCGTGCCCGCCGCTTTCCCGATACTTGCCCTCCTCGCCGCCCACGCGACGGCCGAGATCGGGGCCGGTATCTCCGAGCTCCTGGGCCGCCGGGCCGGCGCTGTCGTCTCCGCGGCCCTGGCCGCCTTGGCGCTCTCGTGGACCGTCTACACCACGATCCCCATCCTGATCTTCCAGGAGCTGGACGGGGCGGTCTCCTCTTTCGACAAGATCGAGAAAAAGATACCTGCGGCCGAGGTGGTCTACATGGAGATGCCAGAAGGCTTCGACGTAACGGCCTCGACCTTCGAGTACCTCTACGGTCGCCCGGTCTTGCCCTACGATCACAATCGCTTCGTCCGGGAGGTGGACGAGCTTCAGGAGGCCGGCCTCCTCGACGACGCCGTCTACGTCACCACCGACGGCGGCCCGGCGCCGCTGCTCGCCGACTGGGACTTCAGGGAGGTGGCGAAGGCCAGGCTCGACCTCCCCCGGCTCGCCGCCGTCGAGAAAGAGCTGCCGACGGTGAAGGAGTCGCTCCGCCTGGACTATCGCGTCTTTCGCGTGGAGAAGGAACGATGAGGCCGCACGCCCGGATCTTGCGCGAGTCTATTGGTCAGGCTCATGTTGTCACAGCGGTTTGCGGGATCATCGAGCCCGTTGGGGGTGGGCCTACGGGTTCTTAGGCTTTGAGGTTCCGAGGGGTGGAGGGTCGGGGCCCGCCCGCGGTCTCGTGGCGCACCCCTAAAAATCTGAGTGCCTAAAAACCTGAAAACCTCACCAACGATGAGGGTCGGTCTCTCCGCAAACCGCTCTCAGATCCTATCGAAGAGACGTTCGCCGACGTAGCCGCCTTCGCGGGCCCCTGGCGGGCAGGCTAAGAGGGCGCTGGCGGTGTGTCGGATGTACTCGTTGAGCCGGTCGTTGGCGGCGAGGCGTTGCTGAAGGGGTACGAACTGCTTGTGGGGGTCTCGCTGGAAGGAGATGAAGAAGAGGCCCGCGTCGAGCTGGCCGCGTTCGGCGTCGAAGCCGTCGGTGAAAGAGTAGCCGCGGCGTAGGATCTTCTCCTCGTCGCTGTGGCGGGCGAGCCGAACGTGGGCATCCTCGGCGATCAGCGGCTCCCCGTTTTCGCTCTTTGCTTCCAGGTCTACCGGATCGAACTCGTCTTCTTTCCCGATCGGAGCGCCGCTGTACTTGTGGCGGCCGATGCTGGCTTCCTGTTCGCCCAAGGAGACGCGGTCCCAAACCTCTATGAGCATCCTGATCCTGCGCGCCACCAGGTAAGTCCCGCCCGCCATCCACGACGGCCCCTCGCCCTCCGGCACCCAGACGTGCCGGTCCATGAGATCTGCGTCCTCGGCCTTTATGTTGTTGGTTCCGTCCTTCACGCCCATGAGGTTGCGCGGCGTCGCCTGGGTCCTGCTGGTGCTGGCGGTGCGCCCGAAGCCAAGCTGGCTCCACCGCACTACGGCCAGCCCGCGCGAGATCCTGACGAGGTTTCGCACGGCGTGGAACGCCACCTGCGGGTCGTCCGCGCAGGCCTGTACGCACAGGTCCCCGTCCGAACGCGCCTCGTCGAGCACATCACCCGTCAAAGGCGGCAGCGGCGCTAGCGCGGCCGGCCTCGCCGCTCCGAGCCCGAAGCGGTCCTCGTCCTCCTCGCCGAAGAACGAAGGGCCGAAACCGAAAGTCAGGGTGAGCCTGGCGGGGGAGAGGTCGAAGGCTTCCCCGGTGTCTTCAGGTGGCAGGAACTCGCTGTGGTTTTCCTCGCCCGCCGGACGGCCCCGCGTCATGCGCTCCGCGGCCTCCGTCCACGCCCGGAGGAGATCGCGCACCTCCAAAACCTCTTCCGTGACCAGGTCCAACGCCGCGAAGTGCAGGTGCTCCTGCTGCGCCGTCGCGATGCCGGCCTGGTGGACGTCGCGGAACGCCACGGTCTGAAGGCCGGCCAGGGCCGCCGCCTCGTCCCCGGAATCCCGCGCGTCGGCGGCTCCACTGAGGGCGGCGTAGCCTCCGGCCCCGAGGGCCAGTCCGGCGCCCGCGGCGCCGGTTACCCGGAACAGGTCCCTGCGGCTGAGCCTCCCGCCGTCGCCCACGACGCCCGTGCCCTTCTAGCCTTCGAGTACCTTGCCGACCCGCGAGAGGGGTTCGGCAAGGGCGTCGACCTTCTGGCTGAGGGCGCGGCGGTCCGCTTCGTTCAGGGTTTCGTAGGAGACCCAGCCGTCGCCCCGCCGGTACTGATCAAGCTCCTCATAGACGCCATCGAAGCCCTCCGTGACCTCGTTGGCGAGCGTCATGTCCTCGCCGGCCACCTCCGGCTTGAGCTCCTCGAAGGCGACCTCGGAACCCTCCACGTTGGCGTTTATGTCGTAGAGGTCGGTGTGCGAGTAGCGGTCCTCCTCGCCCGTGATCTTGCCGGCCGACACCTCGTTTAGCAACTCCACCGAGCCCGTGACGAGGTCCGCAGGCTCCAGCTCTAGCTCCTCGACCTCCTCGTGCAGGTTCTCGACGTCCTCCATGAGCCGGCGGGCGTATTCCTCCTGCCCTTCCGTGGTGTTCTCCTCCCACAGGGCCTTCTCGATCCTGTGGAACCCGCGCCACTCCTCGTCGGGCACGTCACCTTCCCTGGCGTCGATGTTCGGGTCGTAGTCCCCGAGGGAGGCCGCTACGGGTTCGATCCTCTCCCACGGCTCCCGCGCCGGCCCGAAGAGCCGCTTCGCCTCTTCCACGTCGCCGGAGATCACCGCGTCGGTGAACTCCCCGGTCCGGTCCTCCAGCAAATGCACCTGCTCCTCGACGTAAACCTCGTACTCGTCGGCCGCCGCGGCCAACTCGGCCGTGCCCCCAACCTCCACTGCCGCCGTCGTCTCTTCAGACGTCGTCTCTTCAGACGTCGTCTCTTCAGACGTCGTTTCCTCGGAGGTGGTTTCCTCAGAGGTCGTCTCCCCGGAGGTCGTCTCCTCGGCCGTGGTCTCTTCCGTCTTCTCCCCGCCTCCCCCGTCGTTGCCGCCGTTCGACGGCGGGGGCTGGCCGCAGCCCGCGACCAACAGCGCGAACAGCGCGCCCAGCAGCAAAAACGCCGGTCTCCCCGGTCCGTGGCCCAGCCGATCTGTCTCGCGCAAAGAGTCCCTCCGACTACTAATGAAAATCATTTGCAATAACCCGGAGGGAAAGTTAATGTACGGCGGCGGGTCAGGTCAAGCGTGGAGCGAGGTTTATGTGAGGCAGATCAAATCGCGGTCGGGGCGGGGAGGGGCGTCGTGAAGGCCGCGTCGGGGTTCGAGATCCTGGCGGCCAGGATGTGGAACGTCCTGAACGAGGGGAAGTCCTTCCATCCCGTGTTCGTGGCCGGGATCTTCGTCTTGCTGCACCTCGGCGAGGTCTTCTCGGCGGGCTTCTGGGGGAGGGCGCTGCCC carries:
- a CDS encoding glycosyltransferase family 39 protein; this encodes MLQGLLILAALYLPGHFLAPLLSRKDDGLTELLLLRLCSSLALAAPLLTLLALAGWFTVPVIAGSLALLAAGAFLLGRGRGGTGRPTAWDFGALALVAGSFGLYGRPAEYVLNSRDPGVYFLFADKLARTGALLHRDPLVGAVASFHPFLEGRKYPGFYVYGQDLIVPQFFPGPFAFLGLGDLIGGTWGNLLVVPVMGALSVGVAYALGSELFGRWAGLLGAALLAVSYAQVWWARHPSSEVMTALLVLAGLWFATRFARGAGPLAGVFAGLLLGGVMLIRVDAFLAAAAIPLLFVFDLVTRRPARRWLYPGVPLVVFAGLTLLYLNTLGSRYLYVIYTEHGLKEALALVPYAAPFVLILACAVLYVRRRWGMEIGAYLESRGGRFAVFGAACVAVLALWAYFVLPVPWETLPDGSRDFDAYRTQILLRIVWFVTPPVAALGLAGFVLAARRLDAGRTLLFGAFLAFGSLYAVIPNVAPDLPWATRRFVPAAFPILALLAAHATAEIGAGISELLGRRAGAVVSAALAALALSWTVYTTIPILIFQELDGAVSSFDKIEKKIPAAEVVYMEMPEGFDVTASTFEYLYGRPVLPYDHNRFVREVDELQEAGLLDDAVYVTTDGGPAPLLADWDFREVAKARLDLPRLAAVEKELPTVKESLRLDYRVFRVEKER
- the efeB gene encoding iron uptake transporter deferrochelatase/peroxidase subunit; amino-acid sequence: MGDGGRLSRRDLFRVTGAAGAGLALGAGGYAALSGAADARDSGDEAAALAGLQTVAFRDVHQAGIATAQQEHLHFAALDLVTEEVLEVRDLLRAWTEAAERMTRGRPAGEENHSEFLPPEDTGEAFDLSPARLTLTFGFGPSFFGEEDEDRFGLGAARPAALAPLPPLTGDVLDEARSDGDLCVQACADDPQVAFHAVRNLVRISRGLAVVRWSQLGFGRTASTSRTQATPRNLMGVKDGTNNIKAEDADLMDRHVWVPEGEGPSWMAGGTYLVARRIRMLIEVWDRVSLGEQEASIGRHKYSGAPIGKEDEFDPVDLEAKSENGEPLIAEDAHVRLARHSDEEKILRRGYSFTDGFDAERGQLDAGLFFISFQRDPHKQFVPLQQRLAANDRLNEYIRHTASALLACPPGAREGGYVGERLFDRI
- the efeO gene encoding iron uptake system protein EfeO yields the protein MRETDRLGHGPGRPAFLLLGALFALLVAGCGQPPPSNGGNDGGGGEKTEETTAEETTSGETTSEETTSEETTSEETTSEETTSEETTAAVEVGGTAELAAAADEYEVYVEEQVHLLEDRTGEFTDAVISGDVEEAKRLFGPAREPWERIEPVAASLGDYDPNIDAREGDVPDEEWRGFHRIEKALWEENTTEGQEEYARRLMEDVENLHEEVEELELEPADLVTGSVELLNEVSAGKITGEEDRYSHTDLYDINANVEGSEVAFEELKPEVAGEDMTLANEVTEGFDGVYEELDQYRRGDGWVSYETLNEADRRALSQKVDALAEPLSRVGKVLEG